Proteins encoded by one window of Listeria cossartiae subsp. cossartiae:
- a CDS encoding bifunctional transcriptional activator/DNA repair enzyme AdaA — MITNQRDIDKYYDMLVEKNSNYEGVFFVGVKTTGILCRPTCPAKKPLKENCEFFSTAKEALLASYRPCKRCEPLSNPTKMSPAVKLLVDAIEENPEKKWTDKDFDELSISANTARRQFKKQFGMTFIEYARSRRLGLAFKHIRNGDSIINAQIDSGYESGNGFRDAFSKTMGNVPHKSKDITILHSAWLESKLGSMLAISDDDSLLLLEFVDRKGLETEIKKLRMRLNAAITPEKTAVIKQVEEELTLYFDGELVDFQTPIRYIGSDFQQSVWDELRRIPIGETISYKGLAGKLGRPTASRAVARANGTNQLSLIVPCHRVINTNGALGGYGGGLARKEWLIKHEKMVPK, encoded by the coding sequence GTGATAACGAATCAGCGGGATATTGATAAATATTATGATATGTTAGTGGAGAAAAATTCGAATTATGAAGGGGTCTTTTTTGTTGGGGTGAAAACGACTGGGATACTTTGTCGCCCAACGTGTCCGGCGAAAAAACCTTTGAAAGAAAATTGTGAGTTTTTCAGTACAGCTAAGGAGGCGTTGCTTGCATCGTACCGGCCTTGCAAGCGATGTGAACCGCTCTCTAATCCAACTAAAATGTCTCCTGCTGTGAAGTTGCTTGTTGATGCAATTGAGGAAAATCCGGAGAAAAAGTGGACCGATAAAGATTTTGATGAATTATCAATAAGTGCAAATACGGCGCGGCGCCAGTTTAAGAAGCAATTTGGGATGACTTTTATTGAGTATGCGCGGTCGCGGCGGCTTGGTCTTGCTTTTAAGCATATTCGGAATGGCGATTCGATTATTAACGCGCAAATTGATAGTGGTTATGAGTCTGGGAACGGGTTTCGGGATGCTTTTTCGAAAACGATGGGGAATGTTCCGCATAAATCAAAAGATATCACCATTCTGCACTCTGCTTGGCTTGAAAGCAAACTCGGCTCGATGCTCGCGATTTCCGACGATGATAGTTTACTTCTTTTAGAATTTGTTGATCGAAAAGGACTGGAAACGGAAATTAAAAAATTGCGAATGCGCTTAAACGCGGCTATCACACCTGAAAAAACGGCTGTAATTAAACAAGTTGAAGAAGAACTAACGCTATATTTTGATGGCGAGTTAGTTGATTTTCAAACACCAATTCGCTACATTGGCTCGGATTTCCAGCAAAGTGTCTGGGATGAGCTGCGTCGAATTCCAATAGGCGAGACGATTTCTTACAAAGGTCTGGCGGGAAAATTAGGGCGGCCAACCGCAAGTCGAGCTGTAGCAAGAGCAAACGGCACCAACCAATTATCGCTTATCGTCCCATGTCACCGTGTGATCAATACTAACGGAGCATTAGGCGGCTACGGTGGCGGCTTGGCACGCAAAGAATGGCTTATTAAACATGAAAAGATGGTTCCAAAGTAA
- a CDS encoding DUF1672 family protein, with the protein MKKKIIGLLASLLLLGGCFNMNEKTEQEKAQEGTTPVQDYVDQGYSFVDGNKSAEKVKKHEEEIKQVAIDYMKTKYKTNVKVNNVVPARKAAVVIVECEEPIQFTTSVVVGLILNKDEVGSAHEEEGEVEQAIVGGLYAKAFEKEFRHLDELTEKVAMKNDLVGYKQEALDKTSPNGYQGKYYFVSLGFKEYLSVYNAYLNKQEISANELQALFRKDDPTGEKMTIALRFFMKEDKLPTQEFVDNIAEKLLQESNLPKATYLITIYKNSIVNRVGLPDGENTSTEIFIK; encoded by the coding sequence ATGAAGAAAAAAATCATCGGTTTGTTAGCAAGTTTATTATTATTAGGAGGTTGTTTCAATATGAATGAGAAAACAGAGCAAGAGAAAGCGCAAGAAGGCACTACGCCCGTGCAGGATTATGTAGACCAAGGATATTCATTTGTAGATGGAAATAAATCGGCAGAAAAAGTGAAAAAGCACGAGGAAGAGATTAAACAAGTTGCGATAGACTATATGAAAACAAAATATAAAACAAATGTGAAAGTAAATAATGTGGTACCAGCTCGAAAGGCTGCGGTTGTTATTGTGGAGTGTGAAGAACCAATTCAATTTACCACATCTGTTGTTGTGGGCCTAATTCTTAATAAAGATGAGGTAGGAAGCGCTCACGAAGAAGAAGGTGAAGTGGAGCAAGCTATAGTAGGTGGGCTCTATGCAAAAGCATTTGAAAAGGAATTTCGGCATTTAGATGAATTGACAGAAAAAGTAGCAATGAAAAATGACTTGGTAGGATATAAACAAGAAGCATTAGATAAAACATCACCTAATGGTTATCAAGGGAAGTATTATTTTGTTTCACTTGGCTTCAAAGAATATTTAAGTGTGTACAATGCTTATTTAAATAAGCAAGAAATATCAGCCAATGAGTTACAAGCTTTATTTAGAAAAGATGATCCAACGGGTGAAAAAATGACTATTGCGCTGAGATTTTTCATGAAAGAAGATAAATTGCCCACACAAGAATTTGTGGATAATATTGCTGAAAAATTATTGCAAGAATCAAATTTGCCTAAAGCTACTTATCTAATTACTATTTATAAAAATTCTATCGTGAACCGAGTAGGATTACCAGATGGTGAAAATACTAGTACAGAAATTTTCATTAAATAA
- a CDS encoding isocitrate lyase/PEP mutase family protein: MTKNFNKLKSLHELPTPLILYNCWDVASARAIQQGGAPVIATSSYAIAESLGVVDGEHLTFDEMLLVITRIALNVSLPLTVDIESGYANDLEELAQNMERLLAVGVCGVNLEDQLIGSTNPTLCNTEEQCDKIKTIKETAAKMSTDIFVNARTDVFFQGREETEDLAREAINRAKAYKEAGADAIFIPGLLSPKLIRAFVEKSPLPVNVMMMDGMLSSAELQEIGVKRISYGPFSFFRANLAIQQEVERIFAGGEAL; this comes from the coding sequence ATGACAAAAAACTTTAATAAACTAAAATCCCTACACGAACTACCCACCCCACTTATCCTCTACAACTGCTGGGACGTCGCTTCCGCCAGAGCAATCCAACAAGGCGGAGCACCAGTAATAGCGACAAGCAGTTATGCAATCGCAGAATCACTCGGAGTAGTGGACGGAGAGCATTTGACTTTTGATGAGATGCTCCTTGTTATCACGCGTATCGCTCTGAATGTGAGTCTGCCGTTGACGGTGGATATTGAGAGTGGTTATGCCAATGATTTGGAAGAACTGGCTCAGAATATGGAGCGTTTGCTAGCGGTTGGCGTTTGCGGTGTGAACTTGGAAGATCAGCTTATTGGCTCCACAAATCCTACGCTCTGCAACACGGAGGAGCAATGTGATAAAATCAAGACAATCAAAGAAACGGCAGCGAAAATGAGCACGGATATTTTTGTCAATGCGCGGACAGATGTCTTTTTTCAAGGGCGCGAAGAAACGGAAGACTTGGCGCGAGAAGCGATTAACAGGGCGAAAGCATACAAAGAGGCTGGGGCGGATGCTATTTTCATTCCAGGGCTGTTATCGCCAAAATTAATTCGTGCTTTTGTAGAAAAATCACCACTTCCAGTTAACGTCATGATGATGGATGGGATGCTCTCGAGCGCAGAATTACAAGAAATTGGTGTGAAAAGAATCAGCTATGGACCGTTTAGCTTTTTTCGGGCCAATTTAGCGATTCAGCAGGAAGTAGAGCGGATTTTTGCGGGAGGGGAAGCCTTGTGA
- a CDS encoding pentapeptide repeat-containing protein translates to MKKITAPRIPDEDLAVYPNDTYFIEDIGEVSEQIFRKTTLTGEIFEHFHLETIIFDGCVFDSVSLVSANLTDVVFRNCDLSNLDLMGAIIHRVRFENCKLIGVNFSDATLRNCTFVDCYADYVAFRYANLKWVAFEAGAYTNSDFSGAQLVDTYLERLDLNKAQFLNCALSGVDLSTCIFESITAMPQDLKGVSIDFSQAPALMPLFGIRVK, encoded by the coding sequence ATGAAAAAAATTACTGCTCCGCGGATTCCTGATGAGGATTTGGCGGTTTATCCGAATGATACATATTTTATTGAAGACATTGGTGAAGTTAGTGAGCAAATTTTTAGAAAAACAACGCTAACTGGGGAAATTTTCGAGCATTTTCATTTAGAAACGATTATTTTTGATGGTTGTGTGTTTGACTCTGTTTCTCTTGTAAGTGCGAATTTGACCGATGTTGTTTTTAGAAATTGTGATTTGTCGAATTTAGATTTGATGGGCGCGATTATTCACCGGGTTCGTTTTGAAAATTGTAAATTAATTGGCGTGAATTTCAGCGATGCTACGCTTAGAAATTGTACTTTTGTTGACTGTTACGCGGATTATGTTGCCTTTCGTTACGCGAATTTGAAATGGGTGGCGTTTGAAGCTGGCGCGTATACGAATAGTGATTTTAGCGGTGCGCAACTGGTTGATACGTATTTGGAACGGCTTGATTTGAATAAGGCGCAGTTTTTGAATTGTGCTCTTAGTGGAGTTGATCTTAGTACTTGTATTTTTGAGTCGATTACTGCGATGCCGCAAGATTTAAAAGGTGTGAGCATTGATTTTTCTCAAGCGCCTGCCTTGATGCCGTTGTTTGGGATTCGGGTGAAATAA
- a CDS encoding 2-hydroxyacid dehydrogenase family protein, giving the protein MTASVFVAGKLLPETMKTLGKWDVNAYTGEENITEDELLKNTAEVDAIICPLSSPITAKVLESAKNLKIVANIGAGFDNIDVKKAQELGIAVTNTPDVSTEATAELTLGLILDVARRISEGDRLCRETPEQFKGWAPTFFLGTELSGKTLGIIGLGRIGQAVAKRAAAFGMKIIYSGHNPKEAAKEWDAEFVSQEELLEQSDVVTIHAAYNPSLKHLLNETTLKIMKSSAFLINAARGPVVEEATLINALKTGVIAGAALDVFEFEPKIGAELGKLDNVVLTPHIGNATVETRTEMGKIAIANVEAVLAGGEPLHSVY; this is encoded by the coding sequence ATGACAGCGAGCGTGTTTGTAGCAGGAAAATTACTACCAGAAACGATGAAAACTCTTGGGAAATGGGATGTTAACGCCTATACGGGTGAAGAAAATATTACAGAAGATGAGCTGTTGAAAAATACAGCTGAAGTGGACGCGATTATATGCCCACTTTCTTCCCCAATCACAGCAAAAGTGTTGGAATCAGCTAAAAATCTCAAAATCGTAGCTAATATTGGTGCGGGTTTTGATAATATCGATGTGAAAAAAGCGCAGGAGTTGGGTATTGCAGTGACGAATACACCAGATGTATCAACAGAAGCGACGGCTGAACTGACGCTGGGATTGATTTTAGACGTTGCACGGAGAATTTCAGAAGGTGACCGATTATGCCGCGAAACCCCCGAGCAATTTAAAGGCTGGGCGCCAACGTTCTTTTTAGGCACAGAGTTAAGCGGAAAAACGCTGGGAATCATTGGTTTAGGAAGAATTGGCCAGGCGGTCGCGAAACGTGCCGCTGCTTTTGGAATGAAAATTATTTATTCAGGGCACAATCCGAAAGAAGCTGCAAAAGAGTGGGACGCTGAGTTTGTGAGCCAAGAAGAACTATTGGAGCAGAGCGATGTCGTGACGATCCACGCGGCATATAATCCAAGCTTGAAACATTTATTGAACGAAACAACCTTAAAAATAATGAAGTCGAGCGCATTTTTGATTAATGCTGCCCGTGGCCCTGTTGTGGAGGAAGCGACACTGATTAACGCGTTAAAAACAGGCGTGATTGCTGGCGCCGCGCTAGATGTCTTTGAATTCGAACCGAAAATTGGCGCAGAGCTAGGCAAGCTAGATAATGTCGTTTTAACACCACACATCGGCAACGCAACCGTGGAAACCCGCACAGAAATGGGCAAAATCGCTATCGCCAATGTGGAAGCAGTTTTGGCAGGCGGAGAACCGCTACATTCCGTGTATTGA
- a CDS encoding DUF1672 family protein — translation MKKIILSLSATLFLLSGCFNMKEQTAEEKAQKGTTPVQDYVGQGFSFVDGNKSAERVKQNEEEIKQKAIEYVKTKYKTNVKVNNVVPARNAAVVMVECEEPIQFHTSVIVGESINKKGEWSARSNDGEVEKAIVGGLYAKAYEAEFRNLDIFAEKLAKESDLLGMRDEAIEKTAAVGYTSNHYFIAAPSLSFPSVYQAYLENQKITTNELKLLFAKDDPGGNILSIPMQFYSRKDKLSEQKVADELAERLKKEKGLPKGKYRIMVYKNLIINRVGLTDGKKVDVDNIIK, via the coding sequence ATGAAAAAAATCATCCTAAGCTTATCAGCAACCTTATTCTTACTATCCGGATGTTTCAATATGAAGGAGCAAACAGCGGAAGAAAAAGCCCAAAAAGGAACCACACCCGTGCAAGATTATGTAGGGCAAGGTTTTTCATTTGTTGACGGGAATAAATCGGCAGAACGAGTGAAACAGAATGAAGAAGAGATTAAACAAAAAGCCATAGAATATGTGAAGACTAAATATAAAACAAATGTAAAAGTAAATAACGTGGTACCAGCCCGAAATGCAGCGGTTGTTATGGTAGAATGCGAGGAACCTATTCAATTTCATACTTCAGTCATAGTGGGGGAATCGATTAATAAAAAGGGTGAATGGTCTGCGAGGAGTAATGATGGAGAGGTTGAAAAAGCAATTGTTGGTGGTTTATATGCCAAAGCATATGAAGCGGAATTTCGCAATTTAGATATTTTTGCTGAAAAGTTAGCGAAAGAGAGCGACTTATTAGGAATGAGAGATGAAGCAATTGAAAAGACTGCAGCAGTAGGATATACAAGCAATCACTACTTTATTGCAGCACCTTCATTAAGCTTTCCAAGTGTTTATCAAGCATATTTAGAAAACCAAAAAATCACTACAAATGAATTGAAGTTATTGTTTGCGAAGGATGATCCGGGAGGCAATATTTTATCAATTCCGATGCAGTTTTATTCCAGAAAAGATAAACTTTCAGAACAAAAGGTAGCAGATGAATTGGCAGAGAGGCTGAAAAAAGAAAAAGGGCTTCCGAAGGGTAAATACAGGATTATGGTATACAAAAATCTTATTATTAATCGAGTAGGATTGACAGATGGTAAAAAGGTGGACGTAGATAACATAATTAAATGA
- a CDS encoding SA1320 family protein, whose translation MTTKTGTPDTDLIELSGKWVYRHPLRGNSLYVNGTLYEVKEGEYNKSSGLDYMIVENKTTGEISMIFEGTQGTQDFLTDGTLPGSIPNTQLREADAAYKKESQKYDIKNVAGNSLGGGLSNYVASKNDGIRSVTYNPAILPKGTYDKNNPRITNYLSEYDPLTLGERGVGYGDRLPGESHIVQNNVPWLQTILSNHTGYDDEGVTVNGKKIPIDADAYLPVGIWSGKVLTGGKGQKIDMNPDNIRILANSLRTRMTEQVNMGQFYLDTAVDLVNNEGSHLDDRTVSLQKSFDNLLAESEFGEIITSLSNYSSFRDDLERANPVCFGALDVMQRVRTLPFLGDLLDVVSGSFLSVGGFLTDIPMLIVDLALKTEDAMDQVSKVKMQAVPELFKGIDNQYLSDAMVAELKEHYKILDDNKDIVVKQVLTFSSQVTYVSNELEKADKLLSATQKVQSVGAPPATQSYVLKKSKALKNGMGKKQQLLDKNYKAFTYKTTSLLIPALSGVYSIVNQLKQAIRSAIQHLRTLQYGFSRVKIPFTDIDNQVREQISECIRKLQEILLTVKGVGSAVKDLQSNLPNVLAAYRPYIDTALFDGTKFHDVILLNKAAANIFHSAEMVFGDIKYQLSGNESAAISALDKLAVKTSKNMKILLEQIKRGSINV comes from the coding sequence ATGACAACAAAGACGGGGACACCAGATACAGATTTAATTGAACTAAGTGGGAAATGGGTTTATAGACATCCACTAAGAGGTAATAGTTTATATGTAAATGGAACTTTGTATGAAGTAAAAGAAGGCGAGTACAATAAATCTTCTGGTCTTGACTATATGATTGTCGAGAATAAAACTACAGGCGAAATCAGCATGATTTTCGAAGGCACCCAAGGCACCCAAGATTTCTTAACGGATGGTACACTTCCTGGATCTATTCCCAATACTCAATTAAGGGAAGCAGACGCAGCATACAAAAAAGAAAGTCAAAAATATGATATTAAAAATGTCGCAGGAAACTCTTTAGGTGGAGGTTTATCTAATTATGTAGCATCTAAAAATGATGGCATAAGAAGCGTCACTTACAATCCGGCTATCCTACCCAAAGGAACTTATGACAAAAACAATCCAAGAATTACTAACTATTTAAGTGAATATGATCCACTAACCTTAGGAGAACGAGGGGTGGGATACGGAGACCGTCTTCCTGGAGAATCACACATTGTTCAAAATAATGTACCATGGCTGCAGACAATACTTTCTAATCATACAGGTTATGATGATGAAGGTGTCACTGTTAATGGTAAAAAAATTCCAATTGATGCAGATGCTTATCTTCCCGTAGGTATTTGGAGTGGAAAGGTTTTGACAGGAGGAAAAGGGCAGAAAATCGATATGAATCCGGACAATATTCGAATTTTAGCCAATAGTTTACGGACGCGAATGACAGAGCAAGTAAACATGGGGCAGTTTTATTTAGATACAGCTGTAGACTTAGTGAATAACGAGGGAAGTCATTTGGATGATAGAACAGTTTCTTTGCAAAAATCATTTGACAACTTGTTGGCGGAAAGCGAGTTTGGAGAAATCATTACTTCATTATCTAATTATTCATCTTTTCGAGATGACTTGGAAAGAGCAAATCCGGTATGTTTTGGAGCGTTAGATGTGATGCAGAGAGTAAGAACTTTACCTTTTTTAGGGGATTTGTTAGATGTGGTTTCAGGTTCTTTCTTAAGTGTTGGCGGATTTTTAACTGATATTCCTATGCTTATTGTAGATCTTGCTTTAAAGACAGAAGATGCAATGGATCAAGTATCAAAAGTCAAAATGCAGGCTGTACCGGAACTGTTTAAAGGAATTGATAACCAGTACTTGAGTGATGCAATGGTGGCAGAACTTAAAGAACATTATAAAATATTGGATGATAATAAAGATATTGTCGTTAAACAAGTATTAACGTTTAGCTCCCAAGTCACTTATGTATCAAATGAACTCGAAAAAGCAGATAAACTTTTAAGCGCGACCCAAAAAGTGCAAAGTGTTGGAGCTCCACCAGCGACACAATCCTATGTCTTAAAAAAATCAAAAGCTTTAAAGAATGGGATGGGGAAAAAGCAACAATTATTAGATAAAAATTATAAAGCATTCACCTATAAAACAACGAGTTTATTAATACCAGCATTAAGTGGGGTTTATAGTATTGTCAATCAATTAAAACAGGCAATTAGATCAGCTATACAGCATTTGAGAACCCTTCAATACGGCTTTTCGAGAGTAAAAATCCCCTTTACAGACATAGACAATCAAGTAAGAGAGCAAATAAGCGAGTGTATCAGAAAACTGCAAGAAATCCTATTGACGGTAAAAGGTGTAGGAAGCGCAGTAAAAGATTTGCAATCTAATTTACCAAATGTGTTAGCTGCGTATCGCCCTTATATTGACACCGCATTATTTGATGGTACTAAATTCCATGATGTCATTTTATTAAATAAAGCAGCAGCAAATATCTTCCATAGTGCGGAAATGGTTTTTGGAGATATTAAGTATCAATTAAGTGGAAACGAGTCGGCGGCTATTTCCGCGTTAGATAAGTTAGCTGTAAAAACTAGTAAAAACATGAAAATTTTATTAGAGCAAATAAAGCGTGGAAGTATTAATGTTTAG